A portion of the Cygnus olor isolate bCygOlo1 chromosome 15, bCygOlo1.pri.v2, whole genome shotgun sequence genome contains these proteins:
- the IGFALS gene encoding insulin-like growth factor-binding protein complex acid labile subunit, with translation MSAGRAGRAPLLLPLALLLAAASQPHDGDVPKEPAEPLRCPSPCACSFDDYSEELNVFCSGRNLTQLPEDVPANAKALWLDGNNFTQLPAAAFRNLSGLDFLDLQSSQLAAVEQHAFHGLRSLYHLHLERNRLKHLAPHTFLHTQNLVSLSLNNNFFSKVEEGLFAGLSNLWYLNLGWNSLVVLPDKVFHDLPNLRELILAGNKLPYLQHQLFCSLTELKELDLSGNALKGIKINIFVKLQKLQKLYLNHNQINAIAPRAFMGMKSLRWLDLSHNRLVSLFEDTFLGLLSLHVLRLSTNSISSLRPRTFKDLQFLEELQLGHNRIRSLAERTFEGLGQLEVLSLNNNQLQDIRVGAFLGLYNVAVMHLSANCIKALPDFVFKGVTKLHSLHLEHSCLGRIRASTFSGLSSLRRLFLQHNAVSVIEDRSFSELHELLELDLKHNRLSHLSSQLFVGLSNLEYLFLSSNQLLDISQDAFSPLQRLFWLDLSHNQLETLDNAVISPLANLRYLSLSNNSLETFSVGFLCPSFALEQLWLGGNNWHCNCSLKGLRDFSLRHPAAVPRFVQSVAEGDDSHVPVYTYNNLTCRHPPSLAGLDLRDTSEDSFAHC, from the exons ATGAGCGCAGGCAGAG CGGGCAGGGCCCcgctcctgctgcccctggcCCTGCTGTTGGCCGCCGCGTCCCAGCCCCACGATGGGGACGTCCCCAAGGAGCCCGCGGAGCCCCtgcgctgccccagcccctgcgccTGCAGCTTCGACGACTACAGCGAGGAGCTCAACGTCTTCTGCAGCGGCCGCAACCTGACGCAGCTCCCCGAGGACGTCCCCGCCAACGCCAAAGCCCTCTGGCTGGACGGCAACAACTTCACCCAGCTGCCGGCCGCGGCCTTCAGGAACCTCTCGGGGCTGGACTTCCTGgacctgcagagcagccagctggCCGCCGTGGAGCAGCACGCCTTCCACGGCCTGCGCAGCCTCTACCACCTCCACCTCGAGCGCAACCGCCTCAAGCACCTGGCGCCCCACACCTTCCTGCACACCCAGAACCTCGTGTCCCTCAGCCTCAACAACAACTTCTTCAGCAAGGTGGAGGAAGGGCTGTTTGCCGGGCTCTCCAACCTGTGGTACCTGAACCTGGGCTGGAACTCGCTGGTTGTCCTGCCCGACAAGGTCTTCCACGACCTGCCCAACCTGAGGGAGCTGATCCTGGCGGGGAACAAGCTCCCCTacctccagcaccagctcttctgcagccttacggagctgaaggagctggaCCTGAGCGGGAACGCGCTCAAGGGCATCAAAATCAACATCTTCGTcaagctgcagaagctgcagaagctTTACCTGAACCACAACCAGATCAACGCCATCGCACCCCGCGCGTTCATGGGCATGAAGTCCCTCCGGTGGCTGGATCTGTCCCACAACCGCCTCGTCTCGCTCTTTGAGGACACGTTTCTGGGCCTCCTGAGCCTGCACGTCCTACGCTTGTCCACCAACTCCATCAGCAGCCTGAGGCCCAGGACTTTCAAAGACCTCCAGttcctggaggagctgcagctggggcacaACAGGATCCGGAGCCTGGCAGAAAGGACCTTCGAGGGGCTGGGCCAGCTGGAGGTGCTCAGCCTCAACAACAACCAGCTGCAGGACATCAGGGTTGGGGCGTTCCTCGGGCTGTACAACGTGGCGGTGATGCACTTGTCTGCCAACTGCATCAAGGCCCTCCCCGACTTCGTCTTCAAGGGGGTCACCAAGCTGCACAGCCTCCACCTGGAGCACAGCTGCCTCGGCAGGATCAGGGCCAGCACCTTCTCCGGCCTCTCCAGCCTGCGGCGGCTCTTCCTGCAGCACAACGCCGTCTCCGTCATCGAGGACCGGAGCTTCAGCGAACTGCATGAGCTCCTGGAGCTCGACCTGAAGCACAACAGGCTGAGCCACCTCTCGTCGCAGCTCTTTGTGGGTCTGAGCAACCTGGAGtacctcttcctctcctccaaCCAGCTCCTGGACATCTCCCAGGATGCCTTCAGCCCGCTCCAGAGACTTTTCTGGCTCGACCTCTCCCATAACCAGCTGGAGACGCTGGACAACGCCGTCATCTCCCCCCTGGCCAACCTGCGGTACCTCAGCCTGAGTAACAACTCCCTGGAGACCTTCTCGGTGGGCTTCCTCTGCCCTTCCTTCGCCctggagcagctgtggctgggggGAAACAACTGGCATTGCAACTGCTCGCTGAAGGGGCTGCGGGACTTCTCCCTGCGGCACCCCGCGGCGGTCCCGCGCTTCGTGCAGTCCGTGGCCGAGGGGGACGACTCCCACGTCCCCGTCTACACCTACAACAACCTCACCTGCCGTCACCCCCCCAGCCTCGCAGGCCTGGACCTCCGCGACACCAGTGAGGACAGCTTTGCTCACTGCTGA
- the NUBP2 gene encoding cytosolic Fe-S cluster assembly factor NUBP2 isoform X2 — translation MEGAAAAAGEQSNLSGVRHVVLVLSGKGGVGKSTVATQLALSLRHAGKKVGILDVDLCGPSIPRMFKVQDSDVHQCDSGWVPVFVDQEKSISLMSIGFLLEKPDDAVVWRGPKKNALIKQFVADVAWGELDFLIVDTPPGTSDEHISTVEALRPYRPLGAILVTTPQAVAVGDVRREVTFCKKTGLRVLGIVENMSGFVCPHCSECTNIFSKGGGEELAKYAGVPFLGSVPLDPQLSQSLEEGRDFIREFPKSSAFPALAHIAQQVLDGASQRSS, via the exons agcaAAGCAACCTGTCCGGCGTGCGGCACGTCGTGCTGGTGCTCTCCGGGAAGGGCGGCGTGGGGAAGAGCACGGTGGCCACCCAGCTGGCCCTGTCGCTGCGGCACGCCGGCAAGAAG GTGGGGATCCTGGACGTGGACCTGTGCGGCCCCAGCATACCCCGCATGTTCAAGGTGCAGGACAGCGACGTGCACCAGTGCGACAGCGGCTGGGTGCCGGTCTTCGTGGACCAGGAGAAGAGCATCTCGCTCATGTCCATCGGCTTCCTGCTGGAGAAGCCGGACGACGCTGTGGTGTGGAGAGGACCCAAGAAAAACG CTTTGATAAAACAGTTTGTTGCCGACGTGGCCTGGGGGGAACTGGACTTCCTCATCGTGGACACACCTCCGGGCACCTCCGACGAGCACATCTCCACGGTGGAGGCCCTGCGGCCCTACAGGCCTCTTGGAGCAATCCTAGTCACAACGCCCCAG GCGGTGGCTGTGGGAGACGTGAGGCGAGAGGTGACCTTCTGTAAGAAGACGGGCCTGCGAGTTCTGGGCATTGTGGAGAACATGAGCGGCTTCGTCTGCCCGCACTGCTCG GAGTGCACAAACATCTTTTCCAAAGGGGGAGGCGAGGAACTGGCCAAGTACGCTGGAGTCCCCTTTCTAG GCTCCGTTCCCCTGGACCCCCAACTTAGCCAGAGCTTGGAGGAAGGCAGAGACTTCATCCGGGAGTTTCCCAAGAGCTCCGCCTTCCCCGCCTTGGCTCACATTGCCCAGCAGGTCTTGGACGGCGCATCGCAGCGGAGCTCCTGA